The following are encoded in a window of Fluviibacter phosphoraccumulans genomic DNA:
- the dapE gene encoding succinyl-diaminopimelate desuccinylase, which produces MSEPVRQLTEALIARASVTPEDAGCLELIAERLKPLGFSFERIDRNGTSNLWARRGTTAPLMVLAGHTDVVPTGKLDAWTTPPFQPSERDGKLYGRGAADMKSSLAAFVVAVEQFVADNPNHPGSIAFLLTSDEEGPANDGTTIVVDALKARGETIQYAIVGEPTSVNRCGDMIKNGRRGSLSGNLTIKGIQGHVAYPHLARNPIHQFAPALAELSATVWDNGNEYFPPTTWQISNFNAGTGATNVIPGTLSLKFNFRFSTASTADDLKQHVEDLLKRHGLEYSIEWTLGAKPFITPEGPLADAARNAIKTVCGIDTELSTTGGTSDARFIAEIAEQIIELGPVNASIHMIDEHIELSALPELAAIYKNIFSQLLK; this is translated from the coding sequence ATGAGCGAACCCGTCCGTCAGCTAACCGAAGCCCTCATTGCGCGTGCTTCTGTCACCCCGGAAGATGCCGGTTGTCTGGAACTGATCGCCGAACGCCTTAAGCCCCTGGGCTTTAGCTTCGAGCGCATCGACCGCAACGGCACCAGCAACCTATGGGCACGGCGTGGCACAACCGCACCGCTCATGGTGCTGGCGGGTCATACGGACGTGGTGCCTACCGGCAAACTCGACGCCTGGACTACGCCCCCGTTCCAACCCTCGGAACGCGACGGCAAACTTTACGGCCGTGGCGCCGCCGATATGAAAAGCTCTCTGGCTGCTTTTGTGGTGGCCGTTGAACAATTCGTTGCAGACAACCCGAACCACCCCGGTTCCATTGCCTTCCTGTTGACATCGGATGAAGAAGGCCCAGCCAACGATGGCACCACCATCGTGGTCGATGCCCTCAAGGCGCGTGGCGAAACGATTCAATACGCCATCGTCGGCGAACCGACCTCGGTGAATCGCTGCGGCGACATGATCAAGAATGGCCGTCGTGGCTCACTCTCAGGCAACCTGACCATCAAGGGCATACAAGGCCACGTCGCTTACCCGCACCTGGCCCGTAACCCCATTCACCAGTTTGCCCCGGCACTGGCTGAACTCTCGGCCACCGTGTGGGACAACGGTAACGAATACTTTCCGCCCACCACCTGGCAGATCTCAAATTTCAATGCCGGCACCGGTGCCACGAATGTCATTCCCGGCACCCTGAGCCTGAAGTTCAACTTCCGTTTTTCAACAGCCAGCACCGCCGATGACCTCAAACAGCACGTTGAAGACCTGCTCAAGCGCCACGGCCTCGAATACAGCATAGAGTGGACACTCGGTGCCAAGCCATTCATTACACCCGAAGGCCCCTTGGCTGATGCCGCTCGCAACGCCATTAAAACCGTCTGCGGCATCGACACCGAACTCTCCACCACCGGTGGCACATCGGATGCGCGCTTCATTGCCGAAATTGCCGAACAGATCATCGAACTGGGCCCGGTCAATGCATCGATCCACATGATCGACGAGCACATCGAACTGAGCGCCCTGCCCGAGCTGGCCGCCATCTACAAAAACATTTTCAGCCAGCTGCTGAAGTAA
- the dapD gene encoding 2,3,4,5-tetrahydropyridine-2,6-dicarboxylate N-succinyltransferase translates to MSHAINHPLQPVIENLWENRNDLSPTGSPKEAKEAIDQVIHELDRGALRVAEKINGEWVTHQWVKKAVLLSFRTNDNRVQESGELRYFDKVDTKFEGWTEAQFREGGFRVVPPATARRGSFIAKNVVLMPSYVNIGAFVDEGTMVDTWATVGSCAQIGKNVHLSGGVGIGGVLEPLQANPTIIGDNCFIGARSEVVEGVIVEDNCVISMGVYISQSTKIYDRETGEIHYGRVPAGSVVVAGNLPSPDGKYSLYCAVIVKKVDAQTRAKTSLNDLLRD, encoded by the coding sequence ATGAGCCACGCCATCAATCACCCGCTGCAGCCTGTTATCGAAAACCTCTGGGAAAACCGCAACGACCTGTCGCCAACCGGTTCGCCTAAAGAGGCCAAAGAAGCCATTGATCAGGTCATTCACGAGCTGGATCGTGGCGCCCTGCGCGTTGCCGAAAAAATCAACGGCGAATGGGTCACCCATCAGTGGGTCAAGAAGGCCGTGCTGCTGTCTTTCCGCACTAACGACAACCGCGTCCAGGAAAGCGGCGAACTCCGCTACTTCGACAAAGTCGATACCAAATTCGAAGGCTGGACCGAAGCCCAGTTCCGTGAAGGCGGCTTCCGCGTAGTGCCACCCGCTACCGCACGTCGCGGCTCGTTCATCGCTAAAAACGTGGTGCTGATGCCTTCCTACGTCAACATCGGCGCCTTCGTTGATGAAGGCACCATGGTCGACACCTGGGCCACCGTTGGCTCGTGCGCCCAGATCGGTAAAAACGTTCACCTGTCGGGTGGCGTTGGCATTGGTGGTGTACTCGAGCCCCTGCAAGCCAACCCCACCATCATCGGTGACAACTGCTTCATCGGTGCCCGTTCGGAAGTCGTTGAAGGCGTCATCGTTGAAGACAACTGCGTTATCTCGATGGGCGTCTACATCAGCCAATCGACCAAGATCTATGATCGCGAAACTGGCGAAATTCACTACGGTCGCGTACCGGCCGGTTCGGTCGTTGTGGCCGGCAACCTGCCCTCGCCAGACGGCAAGTACAGCCTCTACTGCGCTGTGATCGTCAAGAAGGTCGATGCACAAACCCGTGCCAAGACCAGCCTGAACGATCTACTGCGCGACTAA
- a CDS encoding CTP synthase: MTKYVFVTGGVVSSLGKGIAAASLGAILESRGLKVTHLKLDPYINVDPGTMSPFQHGEVFVTEDGAETDLDLGHYERFTSARMHKRNNFTTGQVYESVIKKERRGEYLGKTVQVIPHITDEIKHLIKRGAEGADVALVEVGGTVGDIESLPFLEAIRQMGIEEGRNNVCYIHLTLLPWIPTAGELKTKPTQHSVKELREIGIQPDVLLCRADREIPVEERRKIALFCNVAPEAVIEALDAPSIYKIPEMLHNQMLDEIVCHKLAILARAADLSIWNKLVHSLDNPQRFVDVAFVGKYVDLTESYKSLIEALVHAGIHTHAKVRIHYLDSEDLEREGCDALKNMDAILVPGGFGKRGTEGKIAAIRFARENKVPYLGICLGMQLAVVEYARDVAGMKGAHSTEFDPSSPFPVIGLITEWKDRSGKMEQRSEDSDLGGTMRLGGQLCLLKPGSLSREIYGADEITERHRHRYEVNNTLLAKLEEAGLVVAGRAPVTDLCEMVELPKSVHPWFVGCQFHPEFTSNPRQGHPLFTAYVNAAVAHQDTTGVKKAAAVKTGAA, encoded by the coding sequence ATGACCAAATATGTCTTCGTCACGGGTGGTGTCGTGTCTTCCCTGGGTAAGGGAATTGCGGCAGCCTCTCTGGGTGCGATCCTCGAATCGCGTGGGCTCAAAGTCACCCACTTAAAACTCGACCCTTATATCAACGTTGACCCTGGGACGATGAGTCCTTTCCAGCACGGTGAAGTATTCGTGACGGAAGATGGGGCCGAAACCGACCTTGATCTGGGCCACTACGAGCGCTTTACCAGTGCCCGCATGCACAAGCGCAACAACTTTACGACCGGCCAGGTTTACGAATCGGTCATTAAGAAAGAGCGCCGCGGCGAGTATCTGGGTAAAACCGTTCAGGTAATTCCGCACATTACCGATGAGATCAAGCATCTCATCAAGCGTGGTGCCGAAGGCGCCGACGTAGCGCTGGTAGAAGTCGGCGGTACGGTGGGCGATATCGAATCCCTGCCGTTCCTTGAAGCCATTCGCCAGATGGGTATTGAAGAAGGGCGTAACAATGTCTGTTACATCCATCTGACCCTGCTGCCATGGATTCCGACTGCCGGTGAATTGAAAACCAAGCCGACCCAGCACTCGGTGAAGGAACTCCGTGAAATCGGTATTCAGCCAGATGTGCTGCTGTGCCGTGCCGACCGCGAGATCCCTGTGGAAGAGCGCCGCAAGATTGCGCTGTTCTGTAATGTGGCGCCGGAAGCCGTGATTGAAGCGCTGGATGCGCCGTCGATCTACAAGATCCCGGAAATGCTACACAACCAGATGCTCGACGAAATCGTCTGTCACAAGCTGGCCATTCTGGCCCGTGCGGCCGATCTGTCCATCTGGAACAAGTTGGTGCATTCGCTGGACAATCCGCAGCGCTTTGTCGATGTGGCTTTTGTCGGTAAGTATGTCGATCTGACCGAGTCGTACAAGTCGCTGATCGAAGCGCTGGTGCATGCCGGTATTCACACCCATGCCAAGGTGCGTATCCATTACCTGGATTCGGAAGACCTGGAGCGTGAGGGTTGTGATGCCCTGAAGAATATGGATGCCATTCTGGTGCCGGGCGGCTTTGGTAAGCGCGGTACGGAAGGCAAGATTGCCGCCATTCGTTTTGCTCGCGAGAACAAGGTGCCTTATCTGGGTATCTGCCTGGGTATGCAACTGGCCGTGGTGGAATATGCACGCGACGTAGCCGGTATGAAGGGCGCTCATTCGACTGAGTTTGATCCTTCGTCACCGTTCCCGGTGATTGGCCTGATTACCGAGTGGAAAGACCGCTCGGGCAAGATGGAACAGCGCTCGGAAGATTCGGATCTGGGCGGCACGATGCGCCTGGGTGGCCAGCTCTGTTTGCTGAAGCCGGGTTCGCTGTCGCGTGAAATCTATGGTGCCGATGAAATTACCGAGCGGCACCGTCATCGCTATGAAGTGAACAACACGCTGCTGGCCAAGCTGGAAGAAGCCGGTCTGGTCGTTGCTGGCCGTGCGCCGGTTACCGATCTGTGCGAAATGGTTGAACTGCCGAAGTCGGTACACCCATGGTTCGTGGGTTGCCAGTTCCATCCGGAATTCACTTCAAATCCACGCCAGGGTCACCCGCTGTTTACGGCTTACGTCAATGCCGCTGTGGCACATCAAGACACCACCGGTGTTAAGAAAGCCGCCGCAGTTAAAACCGGAGCAGCCTGA
- the kdsA gene encoding 3-deoxy-8-phosphooctulonate synthase, protein MKLAGFEVTDTSTFFLIAGPCVIESEQMCLDIAGTMKETTDRLGIPYIFKASFDKANRSSGKSFRGPGRDGGLEILAKVRHQIGVPVLTDVHGIDDIAPVAAVCDVLQTPAFLCRQTDFIAACAASGKPVNIKKGQFLAPGDMQHVVDKARDAARDAGVTEDTIMVCERGASFGYNNLVSDMRSLAIMRRTGCPVVFDATHSVQLPGGQGSSSGGQREFVPVLARAAVATGIHGLFMETHPDPSKAMSDGPNAWPLAQMPQLLEHLLTIDRAVKSARMFDLS, encoded by the coding sequence ATGAAACTCGCTGGCTTTGAAGTTACGGATACCTCGACGTTTTTCCTGATTGCCGGGCCTTGCGTAATCGAGTCCGAGCAGATGTGTCTGGATATCGCCGGCACGATGAAGGAAACGACGGATCGCCTAGGTATTCCGTATATCTTTAAAGCCAGTTTCGACAAGGCCAACCGCAGTTCGGGTAAATCCTTCCGCGGCCCCGGCCGTGATGGTGGCCTGGAAATTCTGGCTAAGGTGCGTCATCAGATCGGTGTGCCGGTTTTAACCGATGTGCACGGCATTGACGACATTGCACCGGTAGCCGCCGTGTGTGATGTACTGCAAACACCGGCTTTTCTGTGTCGTCAGACAGACTTTATTGCAGCCTGTGCTGCCAGCGGCAAGCCCGTAAACATTAAGAAGGGTCAGTTTCTGGCGCCGGGTGATATGCAGCATGTGGTCGATAAAGCACGCGACGCGGCCCGTGATGCGGGTGTGACCGAAGACACCATTATGGTGTGTGAGCGTGGCGCTTCGTTCGGTTATAACAATCTGGTTTCGGATATGCGTTCACTGGCGATCATGCGCCGGACCGGTTGCCCGGTGGTATTCGATGCCACGCACTCGGTGCAGTTGCCGGGTGGGCAGGGTAGTTCTTCGGGTGGTCAACGCGAGTTCGTGCCGGTACTGGCGCGCGCTGCAGTTGCTACAGGGATTCATGGCTTGTTCATGGAAACCCATCCGGATCCATCCAAAGCGATGTCGGACGGCCCGAATGCCTGGCCGCTGGCACAGATGCCTCAATTACTTGAACACCTGTTAACGATTGACCGTGCGGTCAAGAGTGCCCGCATGTTTGATCTTTCCTGA